The following coding sequences are from one Solea solea chromosome 4, fSolSol10.1, whole genome shotgun sequence window:
- the slco2b1 gene encoding solute carrier organic anion transporter family member 2B1 isoform X4 yields MGTCDLNVNSDPARSRPCARRQSVFSSIKFFVFCHSLLQLAQLLVSGYMKSSITTIERRYGLSSQKSGLLAAFNEVGNTILIIFVSFFGSRVHRPRCIGGGALLACFASLLMALPHFLSGPYEYTAHMSSSSDNTSDLCQSQSLLTSSSANQNCSQQKSPAQEGVYPLLLLGQLLLGIATVPIQPFGISYIDDFASKSNSPLYLGILFAMTSIGPALGFISGSMMMRFYVDFDKFPRDEIQLDPKDLRWVGAWWLGFLVASCLLFLTALPYLFFPRDMCREDDADDPESRPGAQTKSEPLQEVSLLHFLKSFPRIALRTLRSPIYLLVVLAQVNLAAMLAGLSTFMAKFIERQFSQTVSFATMMIGGVGIPLAVLGTVLGGLLMRRMSISVSGASKLCTTVILLCMFTATPLHLIGCSTQTVAEVFPPSSDTLSCSSNCRCPQDAFNPVCGSDGVEFRSPCHAGCITMEMGINGKITNYTECQCISGLGYASPGTCGSGCAHLLLPFMVLLGITCFIASFSQTPSYMMILRTVSTEDKSFAVGVQYMLFRVLAFMPCPVLYGTVIDTTCLAWGKKCGKQTSCLYFNLDSFRHRFLGLQVVFLCGALLCFLLTVVVLRRRARHQELELNGRGGYEQAIEQKTTEEAALKDDGIRKHIKT; encoded by the exons TTCTTCGTGTTCTGCCACAGTCTGCTGCAGCTCGCTCAGCTGCTGGTGTCGGGCTACATGAAGAGCTCCATCACCACCATCGAGCGGCGCTACGGCCTCTCCAGCCAGAAGTCCGGGCTCCTCGCCGCCTTCAACGAG gttggAAACACCATCCTCATCATCTTTGTGAGTTTCTTCGGAAGTCGCGTCCATCGGCCGCGGTGCATCGGGGGCGGAGCTCTGCTGGCCTGCTTTGCCTCGTTACTTATGGCTCTGCCGCACTTCCTGAGTGGACCGTACGAATATACCGCCCACATGAGCT CCTCGAGTGATaacacctctgacctctgccaaTCACAAAGCCTCCTCACCTCTTCGTCCGCCAATCAGAACTGCAGCCAGCAGAAAAGCCCCGCCCAGGAGGGCGTGtaccctctgctgctgctgggtcaGCTGCTGCTGGGAATCGCCACCGTTCCCATCCAGCCCTTCGGCATCTCCTACATCGACGACTTCGCCAGCAAGAGCAACTCGCCTCTCTACCTGG gaATCCTCTTCGCCATGACCTCCATTGGCCCCGCCTTAGGCTTCATCAGCGGCTCCATGATGATGCGATTTTACGTCGACTTTGACAAGTTCCCCAGAG ATGAGATCCAGCTGGATCCTAAAGACCTGCGCTGGGTGGGAGCGTGGTGGCTCGGCTTCCTCGTGGCCtcctgcctcctcttcctcactgcaCTGCCGTACCTCTTCTTCCCCCGGGACATGTGCCGAGAG GACGATGCAGACGATCCTGAGTCCAGACCAGGCGCTCAGACAAAGTCAGAGCCTCTACAGGAAGTCTCCCTCCTTCACTTCCTCAAAA GTTTCCCTCGCATTGCTCTGCGGACGCTGCGCAGTCCCATCTACCTGCTGGTGGTTTTGGCTCAGGTCAACCTGGCAGCGATGCTCGCCGGCCTCTCCACCTTCATGGCCAAGTTCATCGAGAGACAGTTCAGCCAGACCGTCTCCTTTGCCACCATGATGATCG GCGGAGTCGGGATCCCGCTGGCGGTCCTCGGCACCGTCCTGGGTGGACTTCTGATGCGAAGGATGAGTATTTCAGTCAGTGGAGCCAGCAAGTTGTGCACCACCGTCATCCTGCTCTGCATGTTCACCGCCACGCCGCTGCACCTCATCGGCTGTTCCACCCAGACAGTCGCCGAGGTCTTTCCTCCCAG ctCTGACACGTTATCGTGCAGTTCTAACTGCCGGTGTCCTCAGGACGCCTTTAATCCGGTCTGTGGTTCTGACGGAGTGGAGTTCAGGTCTCCCTGTCACGCTGGCTGTATCACCATGGAAATGGGCATCAATGGCAAAATCACA AACTACACTGAGTGTCAGTGCATCAGTGGTCTCGGCTACGCCTCACCTGGAACCTGCGGCAGTGGCTGTGCGCACCTGCTCCTCCCCTTCATGGTTCTTCTGGGTATCACCTGCTTCATCGCCTCCTTTTCGCAGACGCCATCATACATGATGATACTCAG GACGGTGTCCACAGAGGACAAGTCTTTTGCTGTGGGAGTTCAGTACATGCTATTCAGAGTGCTCG CGTTTATGCCGTGCCCGGTGTTGTACGGCACCGTCATCGACACCACCTGCCTGGCGTGGGGCAAAAAGTGCGGCAAGCAAACTTCCTGTCTCTACTTCAACCTGGACAGTTTCAGACACAG gtttCTGGGTCTGCAGGTGGTCTTCCTGTGCGGTGCGCTGCTCTGTTTCCTGCTCACTGTTGTGGTCCTGCGGCGGAGAGCCAGACATCAGGAGCTGGAGCTGAATGGGAGAGGAGGGTACGAGCAGGCGATTGAGCAGAAAACTACGGAGGAAGCTGCGTTGAAGGACGACGGCATCCGGAAACACATCAAGACCTGA
- the slco2b1 gene encoding solute carrier organic anion transporter family member 2B1 isoform X2, protein MGTCDLNVNSDPARSRPCARRQSVFSSIKFFVFCHSLLQLAQLLVSGYMKSSITTIERRYGLSSQKSGLLAAFNEVGNTILIIFVSFFGSRVHRPRCIGGGALLACFASLLMALPHFLSGPYEYTAHMSSSSDNTSDLCQSQSLLTSSSANQNCSQQKSPAQEGVYPLLLLGQLLLGIATVPIQPFGISYIDDFASKSNSPLYLGILFAMTSIGPALGFISGSMMMRFYVDFDKFPRDEIQLDPKDLRWVGAWWLGFLVASCLLFLTALPYLFFPRDMCREDDADDPESRPGAQTKSEPLQEVSLLHFLKSFPRIALRTLRSPIYLLVVLAQVNLAAMLAGLSTFMAKFIERQFSQTVSFATMMIGGVGIPLAVLGTVLGGLLMRRMSISVSGASKLCTTVILLCMFTATPLHLIGCSTQTVAEVFPPSSDTLSCSSNCRCPQDAFNPVCGSDGVEFRSPCHAGCITMEMGINGKITNYTECQCISGLGYASPGTCGSGCAHLLLPFMVLLGITCFIASFSQTPSYMMILRTVSTEDKSFAVGVQYMLFRVLAFMPCPVLYGTVIDTTCLAWGKKCGKQTSCLYFNLDSFRHSCLLSLSSCHTYFLLGIFGSLFLGLQVVFLCGALLCFLLTVVVLRRRARHQELELNGRGGYEQAIEQKTTEEAALKDDGIRKHIKT, encoded by the exons TTCTTCGTGTTCTGCCACAGTCTGCTGCAGCTCGCTCAGCTGCTGGTGTCGGGCTACATGAAGAGCTCCATCACCACCATCGAGCGGCGCTACGGCCTCTCCAGCCAGAAGTCCGGGCTCCTCGCCGCCTTCAACGAG gttggAAACACCATCCTCATCATCTTTGTGAGTTTCTTCGGAAGTCGCGTCCATCGGCCGCGGTGCATCGGGGGCGGAGCTCTGCTGGCCTGCTTTGCCTCGTTACTTATGGCTCTGCCGCACTTCCTGAGTGGACCGTACGAATATACCGCCCACATGAGCT CCTCGAGTGATaacacctctgacctctgccaaTCACAAAGCCTCCTCACCTCTTCGTCCGCCAATCAGAACTGCAGCCAGCAGAAAAGCCCCGCCCAGGAGGGCGTGtaccctctgctgctgctgggtcaGCTGCTGCTGGGAATCGCCACCGTTCCCATCCAGCCCTTCGGCATCTCCTACATCGACGACTTCGCCAGCAAGAGCAACTCGCCTCTCTACCTGG gaATCCTCTTCGCCATGACCTCCATTGGCCCCGCCTTAGGCTTCATCAGCGGCTCCATGATGATGCGATTTTACGTCGACTTTGACAAGTTCCCCAGAG ATGAGATCCAGCTGGATCCTAAAGACCTGCGCTGGGTGGGAGCGTGGTGGCTCGGCTTCCTCGTGGCCtcctgcctcctcttcctcactgcaCTGCCGTACCTCTTCTTCCCCCGGGACATGTGCCGAGAG GACGATGCAGACGATCCTGAGTCCAGACCAGGCGCTCAGACAAAGTCAGAGCCTCTACAGGAAGTCTCCCTCCTTCACTTCCTCAAAA GTTTCCCTCGCATTGCTCTGCGGACGCTGCGCAGTCCCATCTACCTGCTGGTGGTTTTGGCTCAGGTCAACCTGGCAGCGATGCTCGCCGGCCTCTCCACCTTCATGGCCAAGTTCATCGAGAGACAGTTCAGCCAGACCGTCTCCTTTGCCACCATGATGATCG GCGGAGTCGGGATCCCGCTGGCGGTCCTCGGCACCGTCCTGGGTGGACTTCTGATGCGAAGGATGAGTATTTCAGTCAGTGGAGCCAGCAAGTTGTGCACCACCGTCATCCTGCTCTGCATGTTCACCGCCACGCCGCTGCACCTCATCGGCTGTTCCACCCAGACAGTCGCCGAGGTCTTTCCTCCCAG ctCTGACACGTTATCGTGCAGTTCTAACTGCCGGTGTCCTCAGGACGCCTTTAATCCGGTCTGTGGTTCTGACGGAGTGGAGTTCAGGTCTCCCTGTCACGCTGGCTGTATCACCATGGAAATGGGCATCAATGGCAAAATCACA AACTACACTGAGTGTCAGTGCATCAGTGGTCTCGGCTACGCCTCACCTGGAACCTGCGGCAGTGGCTGTGCGCACCTGCTCCTCCCCTTCATGGTTCTTCTGGGTATCACCTGCTTCATCGCCTCCTTTTCGCAGACGCCATCATACATGATGATACTCAG GACGGTGTCCACAGAGGACAAGTCTTTTGCTGTGGGAGTTCAGTACATGCTATTCAGAGTGCTCG CGTTTATGCCGTGCCCGGTGTTGTACGGCACCGTCATCGACACCACCTGCCTGGCGTGGGGCAAAAAGTGCGGCAAGCAAACTTCCTGTCTCTACTTCAACCTGGACAGTTTCAGACACAG CTGCTTGTTGTCTCTCAGTTCCTGTCACACATATTTTCTCCTTGGGATTTTTGGATCTTT gtttCTGGGTCTGCAGGTGGTCTTCCTGTGCGGTGCGCTGCTCTGTTTCCTGCTCACTGTTGTGGTCCTGCGGCGGAGAGCCAGACATCAGGAGCTGGAGCTGAATGGGAGAGGAGGGTACGAGCAGGCGATTGAGCAGAAAACTACGGAGGAAGCTGCGTTGAAGGACGACGGCATCCGGAAACACATCAAGACCTGA
- the slco2b1 gene encoding solute carrier organic anion transporter family member 2B1 isoform X1 has product MGTCDLNVNSDPARSRPCARRQSVFSSIKFFVFCHSLLQLAQLLVSGYMKSSITTIERRYGLSSQKSGLLAAFNEVGNTILIIFVSFFGSRVHRPRCIGGGALLACFASLLMALPHFLSGPYEYTAHMSSASSDNTSDLCQSQSLLTSSSANQNCSQQKSPAQEGVYPLLLLGQLLLGIATVPIQPFGISYIDDFASKSNSPLYLGILFAMTSIGPALGFISGSMMMRFYVDFDKFPRDEIQLDPKDLRWVGAWWLGFLVASCLLFLTALPYLFFPRDMCREDDADDPESRPGAQTKSEPLQEVSLLHFLKSFPRIALRTLRSPIYLLVVLAQVNLAAMLAGLSTFMAKFIERQFSQTVSFATMMIGGVGIPLAVLGTVLGGLLMRRMSISVSGASKLCTTVILLCMFTATPLHLIGCSTQTVAEVFPPSSDTLSCSSNCRCPQDAFNPVCGSDGVEFRSPCHAGCITMEMGINGKITNYTECQCISGLGYASPGTCGSGCAHLLLPFMVLLGITCFIASFSQTPSYMMILRTVSTEDKSFAVGVQYMLFRVLAFMPCPVLYGTVIDTTCLAWGKKCGKQTSCLYFNLDSFRHSCLLSLSSCHTYFLLGIFGSLFLGLQVVFLCGALLCFLLTVVVLRRRARHQELELNGRGGYEQAIEQKTTEEAALKDDGIRKHIKT; this is encoded by the exons TTCTTCGTGTTCTGCCACAGTCTGCTGCAGCTCGCTCAGCTGCTGGTGTCGGGCTACATGAAGAGCTCCATCACCACCATCGAGCGGCGCTACGGCCTCTCCAGCCAGAAGTCCGGGCTCCTCGCCGCCTTCAACGAG gttggAAACACCATCCTCATCATCTTTGTGAGTTTCTTCGGAAGTCGCGTCCATCGGCCGCGGTGCATCGGGGGCGGAGCTCTGCTGGCCTGCTTTGCCTCGTTACTTATGGCTCTGCCGCACTTCCTGAGTGGACCGTACGAATATACCGCCCACATGAGCT CAGCCTCGAGTGATaacacctctgacctctgccaaTCACAAAGCCTCCTCACCTCTTCGTCCGCCAATCAGAACTGCAGCCAGCAGAAAAGCCCCGCCCAGGAGGGCGTGtaccctctgctgctgctgggtcaGCTGCTGCTGGGAATCGCCACCGTTCCCATCCAGCCCTTCGGCATCTCCTACATCGACGACTTCGCCAGCAAGAGCAACTCGCCTCTCTACCTGG gaATCCTCTTCGCCATGACCTCCATTGGCCCCGCCTTAGGCTTCATCAGCGGCTCCATGATGATGCGATTTTACGTCGACTTTGACAAGTTCCCCAGAG ATGAGATCCAGCTGGATCCTAAAGACCTGCGCTGGGTGGGAGCGTGGTGGCTCGGCTTCCTCGTGGCCtcctgcctcctcttcctcactgcaCTGCCGTACCTCTTCTTCCCCCGGGACATGTGCCGAGAG GACGATGCAGACGATCCTGAGTCCAGACCAGGCGCTCAGACAAAGTCAGAGCCTCTACAGGAAGTCTCCCTCCTTCACTTCCTCAAAA GTTTCCCTCGCATTGCTCTGCGGACGCTGCGCAGTCCCATCTACCTGCTGGTGGTTTTGGCTCAGGTCAACCTGGCAGCGATGCTCGCCGGCCTCTCCACCTTCATGGCCAAGTTCATCGAGAGACAGTTCAGCCAGACCGTCTCCTTTGCCACCATGATGATCG GCGGAGTCGGGATCCCGCTGGCGGTCCTCGGCACCGTCCTGGGTGGACTTCTGATGCGAAGGATGAGTATTTCAGTCAGTGGAGCCAGCAAGTTGTGCACCACCGTCATCCTGCTCTGCATGTTCACCGCCACGCCGCTGCACCTCATCGGCTGTTCCACCCAGACAGTCGCCGAGGTCTTTCCTCCCAG ctCTGACACGTTATCGTGCAGTTCTAACTGCCGGTGTCCTCAGGACGCCTTTAATCCGGTCTGTGGTTCTGACGGAGTGGAGTTCAGGTCTCCCTGTCACGCTGGCTGTATCACCATGGAAATGGGCATCAATGGCAAAATCACA AACTACACTGAGTGTCAGTGCATCAGTGGTCTCGGCTACGCCTCACCTGGAACCTGCGGCAGTGGCTGTGCGCACCTGCTCCTCCCCTTCATGGTTCTTCTGGGTATCACCTGCTTCATCGCCTCCTTTTCGCAGACGCCATCATACATGATGATACTCAG GACGGTGTCCACAGAGGACAAGTCTTTTGCTGTGGGAGTTCAGTACATGCTATTCAGAGTGCTCG CGTTTATGCCGTGCCCGGTGTTGTACGGCACCGTCATCGACACCACCTGCCTGGCGTGGGGCAAAAAGTGCGGCAAGCAAACTTCCTGTCTCTACTTCAACCTGGACAGTTTCAGACACAG CTGCTTGTTGTCTCTCAGTTCCTGTCACACATATTTTCTCCTTGGGATTTTTGGATCTTT gtttCTGGGTCTGCAGGTGGTCTTCCTGTGCGGTGCGCTGCTCTGTTTCCTGCTCACTGTTGTGGTCCTGCGGCGGAGAGCCAGACATCAGGAGCTGGAGCTGAATGGGAGAGGAGGGTACGAGCAGGCGATTGAGCAGAAAACTACGGAGGAAGCTGCGTTGAAGGACGACGGCATCCGGAAACACATCAAGACCTGA
- the slco2b1 gene encoding solute carrier organic anion transporter family member 2B1 isoform X3, which translates to MGTCDLNVNSDPARSRPCARRQSVFSSIKFFVFCHSLLQLAQLLVSGYMKSSITTIERRYGLSSQKSGLLAAFNEVGNTILIIFVSFFGSRVHRPRCIGGGALLACFASLLMALPHFLSGPYEYTAHMSSASSDNTSDLCQSQSLLTSSSANQNCSQQKSPAQEGVYPLLLLGQLLLGIATVPIQPFGISYIDDFASKSNSPLYLGILFAMTSIGPALGFISGSMMMRFYVDFDKFPRDEIQLDPKDLRWVGAWWLGFLVASCLLFLTALPYLFFPRDMCREDDADDPESRPGAQTKSEPLQEVSLLHFLKSFPRIALRTLRSPIYLLVVLAQVNLAAMLAGLSTFMAKFIERQFSQTVSFATMMIGGVGIPLAVLGTVLGGLLMRRMSISVSGASKLCTTVILLCMFTATPLHLIGCSTQTVAEVFPPSSDTLSCSSNCRCPQDAFNPVCGSDGVEFRSPCHAGCITMEMGINGKITNYTECQCISGLGYASPGTCGSGCAHLLLPFMVLLGITCFIASFSQTPSYMMILRTVSTEDKSFAVGVQYMLFRVLAFMPCPVLYGTVIDTTCLAWGKKCGKQTSCLYFNLDSFRHRFLGLQVVFLCGALLCFLLTVVVLRRRARHQELELNGRGGYEQAIEQKTTEEAALKDDGIRKHIKT; encoded by the exons TTCTTCGTGTTCTGCCACAGTCTGCTGCAGCTCGCTCAGCTGCTGGTGTCGGGCTACATGAAGAGCTCCATCACCACCATCGAGCGGCGCTACGGCCTCTCCAGCCAGAAGTCCGGGCTCCTCGCCGCCTTCAACGAG gttggAAACACCATCCTCATCATCTTTGTGAGTTTCTTCGGAAGTCGCGTCCATCGGCCGCGGTGCATCGGGGGCGGAGCTCTGCTGGCCTGCTTTGCCTCGTTACTTATGGCTCTGCCGCACTTCCTGAGTGGACCGTACGAATATACCGCCCACATGAGCT CAGCCTCGAGTGATaacacctctgacctctgccaaTCACAAAGCCTCCTCACCTCTTCGTCCGCCAATCAGAACTGCAGCCAGCAGAAAAGCCCCGCCCAGGAGGGCGTGtaccctctgctgctgctgggtcaGCTGCTGCTGGGAATCGCCACCGTTCCCATCCAGCCCTTCGGCATCTCCTACATCGACGACTTCGCCAGCAAGAGCAACTCGCCTCTCTACCTGG gaATCCTCTTCGCCATGACCTCCATTGGCCCCGCCTTAGGCTTCATCAGCGGCTCCATGATGATGCGATTTTACGTCGACTTTGACAAGTTCCCCAGAG ATGAGATCCAGCTGGATCCTAAAGACCTGCGCTGGGTGGGAGCGTGGTGGCTCGGCTTCCTCGTGGCCtcctgcctcctcttcctcactgcaCTGCCGTACCTCTTCTTCCCCCGGGACATGTGCCGAGAG GACGATGCAGACGATCCTGAGTCCAGACCAGGCGCTCAGACAAAGTCAGAGCCTCTACAGGAAGTCTCCCTCCTTCACTTCCTCAAAA GTTTCCCTCGCATTGCTCTGCGGACGCTGCGCAGTCCCATCTACCTGCTGGTGGTTTTGGCTCAGGTCAACCTGGCAGCGATGCTCGCCGGCCTCTCCACCTTCATGGCCAAGTTCATCGAGAGACAGTTCAGCCAGACCGTCTCCTTTGCCACCATGATGATCG GCGGAGTCGGGATCCCGCTGGCGGTCCTCGGCACCGTCCTGGGTGGACTTCTGATGCGAAGGATGAGTATTTCAGTCAGTGGAGCCAGCAAGTTGTGCACCACCGTCATCCTGCTCTGCATGTTCACCGCCACGCCGCTGCACCTCATCGGCTGTTCCACCCAGACAGTCGCCGAGGTCTTTCCTCCCAG ctCTGACACGTTATCGTGCAGTTCTAACTGCCGGTGTCCTCAGGACGCCTTTAATCCGGTCTGTGGTTCTGACGGAGTGGAGTTCAGGTCTCCCTGTCACGCTGGCTGTATCACCATGGAAATGGGCATCAATGGCAAAATCACA AACTACACTGAGTGTCAGTGCATCAGTGGTCTCGGCTACGCCTCACCTGGAACCTGCGGCAGTGGCTGTGCGCACCTGCTCCTCCCCTTCATGGTTCTTCTGGGTATCACCTGCTTCATCGCCTCCTTTTCGCAGACGCCATCATACATGATGATACTCAG GACGGTGTCCACAGAGGACAAGTCTTTTGCTGTGGGAGTTCAGTACATGCTATTCAGAGTGCTCG CGTTTATGCCGTGCCCGGTGTTGTACGGCACCGTCATCGACACCACCTGCCTGGCGTGGGGCAAAAAGTGCGGCAAGCAAACTTCCTGTCTCTACTTCAACCTGGACAGTTTCAGACACAG gtttCTGGGTCTGCAGGTGGTCTTCCTGTGCGGTGCGCTGCTCTGTTTCCTGCTCACTGTTGTGGTCCTGCGGCGGAGAGCCAGACATCAGGAGCTGGAGCTGAATGGGAGAGGAGGGTACGAGCAGGCGATTGAGCAGAAAACTACGGAGGAAGCTGCGTTGAAGGACGACGGCATCCGGAAACACATCAAGACCTGA